A single window of Methanoregula sp. DNA harbors:
- a CDS encoding AAA family ATPase, whose protein sequence is MKVIGVVGLPASGKGEFARIATQQGVPVIVMGDVIRAAVHKAGLTPDDRNMGAMANKLRKVDGMDAIAKLCIPAIQQQSSSIVLVDGIRGDAEVRLFRRHFPGFVMVAIDSPFDIRLARLASRGRSDDTTSEESLRLRDERELGWGLGAALSKAEYRLQNDGDLATFEQSVRNLLQMIGDDP, encoded by the coding sequence ATGAAAGTGATCGGAGTCGTCGGGCTTCCCGCAAGCGGTAAAGGGGAGTTTGCGCGGATTGCAACCCAGCAGGGAGTTCCTGTGATCGTCATGGGAGACGTGATCCGGGCAGCCGTTCACAAAGCAGGCCTCACACCAGACGACAGGAACATGGGGGCAATGGCAAACAAGCTGCGGAAGGTTGATGGCATGGACGCAATCGCAAAACTCTGTATTCCGGCAATACAGCAGCAGTCTTCCTCCATCGTCCTTGTGGATGGCATCCGTGGCGATGCAGAAGTCCGGTTATTCCGCAGGCATTTCCCGGGTTTTGTTATGGTCGCCATCGACTCCCCGTTTGATATACGGCTTGCCCGCCTTGCCTCACGCGGGCGCTCCGATGACACCACGAGCGAAGAGTCGCTCCGGCTCAGGGATGAAAGGGAGCTCGGGTGGGGATTAGGTGCAGCGCTGTCAAAGGCAGAATACCGGCTGCAGAATGATGGCGATCTGGCAACCTTCGAGCAATCGGTTCGCAACCTTTTACAGATGATCGGGGATGACCCATGA
- the thiC gene encoding phosphomethylpyrimidine synthase ThiC: MSIVKDAKRGIVTDEMKTVAAQEGVTEDFVRRSVAEGHIVIPVSPYRNVKICGIGEGLRTKVNASIGTSTDIVDIPMEVEKARQAELAGADTLMELSTGGDFVEIRKQVIANTKLSVGCVPLYQAFIEAAVKDGAVVHMKEDDLFRITAEQAKLGTNFMAIHTGINWETVKRLRNQGRHGGLVSRGGAFMTAWMLHNEKENPLYSEFDYLLEIMKEHEVTLSMGNGMRAGAVHDATDRAAVQELLINAELADKAHNEDVQVIVEGPGHVPIDEIATNVTLMKRVTNNKPFYMLGPIVTDIAPGYDDRVAAIGAAISSSLGADFICYVTPAEHLALPTPEEVYEGVISSRIAAHIGDMIKLKKTREADLEMGHARHDLDWERQFAVAMNPSRARQIRAERMPADADGCTMCGDYCAIKIVNRYFKF, encoded by the coding sequence ATGAGTATTGTAAAAGATGCCAAACGCGGCATCGTCACCGATGAGATGAAGACCGTTGCTGCACAGGAGGGGGTCACCGAAGACTTCGTCCGTCGCAGCGTTGCCGAAGGCCACATCGTCATCCCCGTTTCCCCGTACCGCAATGTAAAAATCTGCGGGATTGGCGAAGGATTGCGCACGAAAGTGAACGCTTCGATCGGCACCTCGACCGATATTGTGGATATTCCGATGGAAGTCGAGAAGGCACGGCAGGCAGAACTCGCCGGTGCCGATACCTTAATGGAACTGTCAACCGGAGGAGATTTTGTTGAGATCCGAAAACAGGTTATCGCAAATACGAAACTATCCGTAGGGTGCGTTCCCCTTTACCAGGCATTCATCGAAGCAGCAGTAAAAGACGGTGCTGTCGTCCACATGAAAGAGGATGACCTGTTCCGGATCACCGCAGAACAGGCAAAACTCGGCACCAATTTCATGGCAATCCACACCGGTATCAACTGGGAGACTGTCAAGCGCCTCCGGAACCAGGGCCGGCATGGTGGTCTTGTCTCCCGTGGCGGTGCGTTCATGACTGCCTGGATGCTGCATAACGAGAAAGAAAATCCGCTCTACTCGGAATTTGACTACCTGCTCGAGATCATGAAGGAGCACGAAGTCACACTTTCGATGGGCAATGGCATGCGGGCGGGTGCCGTCCACGATGCGACGGACCGGGCTGCTGTGCAGGAGCTGCTCATCAACGCAGAACTTGCAGACAAAGCGCACAACGAGGATGTCCAGGTCATTGTCGAAGGGCCCGGACATGTACCAATCGATGAGATTGCGACAAATGTCACGTTGATGAAAAGGGTCACGAACAATAAACCGTTCTACATGCTCGGGCCGATTGTTACCGACATCGCACCCGGTTACGATGACCGGGTTGCAGCGATCGGTGCTGCAATCTCCTCCTCTCTTGGTGCGGATTTCATCTGCTACGTGACCCCTGCAGAACACCTTGCCCTTCCGACTCCGGAGGAAGTATATGAAGGCGTCATCAGCTCCAGGATCGCCGCCCATATCGGAGACATGATCAAACTCAAAAAGACCCGGGAAGCCGACCTCGAGATGGGGCACGCCCGCCACGATCTTGACTGGGAGAGGCAGTTTGCAGTCGCAATGAATCCCTCACGGGCGCGCCAGATACGAGCCGAGAGGATGCCGGCGGATGCTGACGGGTGTACGATGTGCGGGGATTACTGCGCGATCAAAATTGTGAACCGTTATTTCAAATTTTGA
- a CDS encoding N-6 DNA methylase yields the protein MALPETIITLLNNYDFHRTAYRKSTQEYNEARLRRDFLDPFFKELGWDMDNKKGYSERYREVGHEQPIKIQGQTEFIDYTFRIGGMTKFIVEAKAPSVNIKNNRDAALQVRGYAWSAKIPLCILTNFEEFAIYDCTKKPLGSDAAVTARDDYFTYNEYPKKWDLISSIFSQDGILKGSFDKYVTVAEGKKGTASVDESFLIDIENWREQLAKNIELRNQNPSLSVDELNLSVQTILDRIIFLRFCEDRDIETYETLKSFVNNDNIYKSLCDFFKKADAKYNSGLFHFNNEPDREQPDIITPNLVIDDKIIKNIILELYPPKNYYLFSAIPPEILGQVYEQFLGKVIRITEKNHIKIEEKPEVKKAGGIYYTPQYIVDYIVKNTLEELLKNKTQKDVSKIHILDPACGSGSFLLGAYQFLLNWHLEWYLKNLVPLLNPEFNKEPKPISDPDIQALLPEYPPNGKKEVPIYNAGYSKEIHSRLGDRRRSDWKLTTSERKRILLHNIFGVDIDHQAVEVTKLSLLLKVLEEENEETMKFQLEQNHGRALPSLHKNIKCGNSLIEWDILELQPPQEEVKKINAFDWEQEFPDIINSGGFDVVIGNPPYDVLEKERGKSSWPHYVLSDYVKMRADYSNALGGKLNLYRFFLVRCMKLTKNKGFFGMIVPLSILGDISCTKTRLYLLRCLTNLNADCFPQKDNPKRRVFLKAKLSTCILVGSRENIDLNDSQIHVRVYPWNKFDDLLKECRYYTPDLALLDPINYPVPLVDENNWNVCKKIYTTKNIKRLEELGVYLVNRGEINQTVFRKYISEDTKKSRLLKGVEVGRYFINPILHQGFREWFDDIACKKDGVEKPIALKERIATQRITGVDDTLRIIATLISPPTYFADSTNSITLSDDTKYSLEYLLGLLNSKLFQWRFRITSSNNNVGTNELECLPTRIIDFNNPTENALHARLVSYVKQMLNLNTKLQTTRDDQEKTVIQRQIIAIDNKIELLIFELYGLTENEIKIIQMS from the coding sequence ATGGCTCTTCCAGAAACTATCATCACTCTTTTAAACAATTATGATTTTCATCGTACCGCATACCGCAAATCAACACAAGAATATAATGAGGCAAGACTCCGTAGAGATTTTTTAGATCCCTTCTTTAAAGAACTTGGTTGGGATATGGACAATAAAAAAGGATATTCTGAGAGATATAGAGAAGTCGGGCATGAACAGCCAATAAAAATTCAAGGCCAAACGGAATTCATCGATTACACATTTAGAATTGGGGGGATGACAAAATTCATCGTAGAAGCGAAGGCCCCCTCAGTAAATATAAAAAACAATCGTGATGCCGCGCTTCAAGTTAGAGGGTACGCGTGGAGTGCCAAAATTCCATTATGTATTTTGACAAATTTTGAAGAATTCGCAATATATGATTGCACAAAAAAACCTCTGGGTTCTGATGCAGCTGTTACCGCCCGCGATGATTATTTTACTTATAACGAATATCCAAAAAAATGGGATTTGATTTCCTCTATCTTCTCACAAGATGGTATTTTAAAAGGTTCTTTTGATAAATATGTGACTGTAGCAGAAGGTAAAAAGGGGACGGCAAGCGTTGATGAATCATTTCTTATTGATATTGAAAATTGGAGAGAGCAACTCGCAAAAAATATTGAACTTCGCAATCAAAATCCGTCATTATCTGTTGATGAATTGAACTTATCAGTCCAAACTATCCTCGACCGTATTATTTTCCTTCGTTTTTGTGAAGATCGGGATATCGAAACCTATGAGACGCTAAAATCATTCGTAAATAATGATAACATCTATAAATCTCTTTGTGATTTTTTTAAAAAGGCAGATGCAAAATATAATTCAGGACTTTTTCATTTTAATAATGAACCCGACCGTGAGCAACCAGATATTATAACACCCAATCTTGTAATCGATGATAAAATAATTAAAAATATTATTCTAGAGTTGTATCCCCCGAAAAATTATTATTTATTTTCAGCGATTCCCCCAGAGATTTTAGGGCAAGTTTACGAACAATTTCTTGGTAAGGTAATTAGAATCACGGAAAAAAATCATATAAAAATTGAGGAAAAACCAGAGGTAAAAAAAGCCGGCGGAATTTACTATACACCCCAATACATAGTTGATTATATTGTAAAAAATACTTTAGAGGAATTACTAAAAAATAAAACACAAAAAGACGTATCAAAAATTCACATTCTCGATCCAGCTTGTGGTTCTGGTTCATTTCTGTTGGGAGCTTATCAATTTCTTTTAAACTGGCATCTCGAATGGTATCTAAAAAATCTTGTTCCTTTACTTAATCCAGAATTTAATAAAGAACCCAAACCGATTTCAGATCCCGATATCCAAGCATTACTTCCAGAATATCCCCCAAATGGAAAAAAAGAGGTTCCAATTTATAACGCTGGATATAGTAAGGAAATCCATTCTCGTTTAGGAGATCGGCGGAGGAGTGATTGGAAACTTACGACCTCCGAGCGAAAACGAATTCTTTTACATAATATTTTTGGAGTTGACATTGATCATCAAGCAGTGGAAGTAACCAAACTCTCACTTCTCCTCAAGGTATTAGAAGAAGAAAATGAAGAAACGATGAAATTTCAACTTGAGCAAAATCATGGGCGGGCTTTACCATCACTTCATAAGAATATAAAATGTGGAAATTCGCTGATAGAGTGGGATATTTTAGAACTACAACCACCACAAGAAGAAGTTAAAAAAATCAACGCTTTTGATTGGGAACAAGAATTTCCAGATATAATAAATTCGGGGGGATTTGATGTGGTAATTGGGAATCCTCCCTATGATGTTTTAGAGAAAGAACGGGGTAAGAGTTCCTGGCCACATTATGTATTAAGTGATTATGTTAAAATGAGAGCAGATTATAGTAATGCACTCGGTGGGAAACTAAATTTATACAGATTTTTCTTGGTTAGGTGCATGAAATTAACTAAAAATAAAGGTTTTTTTGGAATGATTGTCCCCTTATCTATTCTTGGAGATATTAGTTGCACAAAAACACGACTTTACCTGCTTCGATGTTTAACCAATTTAAACGCCGATTGTTTCCCCCAAAAGGATAATCCGAAACGGAGAGTTTTTTTAAAAGCAAAATTATCGACTTGTATTCTTGTGGGTAGTAGAGAAAATATTGATCTCAACGATTCTCAAATTCACGTTCGAGTTTATCCTTGGAATAAATTTGATGATCTCCTCAAGGAATGTCGTTATTATACCCCAGATTTAGCGTTGCTCGATCCAATAAATTATCCGGTTCCGTTAGTCGATGAAAACAATTGGAATGTTTGTAAAAAAATATACACAACCAAAAATATAAAACGGCTCGAAGAGCTGGGGGTGTATTTAGTTAATCGAGGAGAAATCAACCAAACTGTTTTCCGCAAATACATATCGGAGGATACTAAAAAATCACGATTATTAAAAGGTGTTGAAGTTGGGAGATATTTCATAAATCCAATTCTTCATCAGGGTTTCCGCGAATGGTTTGATGACATTGCATGTAAAAAAGACGGGGTCGAGAAACCAATAGCACTAAAAGAACGTATCGCAACTCAACGGATTACTGGTGTAGATGACACATTACGTATTATTGCGACATTGATCTCTCCTCCGACCTATTTTGCCGATTCGACAAATTCTATCACTTTATCTGATGATACTAAATACTCCCTAGAATATTTGCTTGGTCTATTAAATTCAAAATTGTTTCAATGGCGTTTCAGGATAACAAGTTCGAATAATAACGTTGGAACAAACGAATTGGAGTGCTTACCAACCCGTATAATTGATTTTAATAACCCAACCGAAAACGCTCTGCATGCACGTTTGGTCTCCTATGTAAAACAGATGCTTAACCTTAATACAAAACTGCAAACAACAAGAGATGATCAAGAAAAAACAGTAATTCAGAGGCAAATTATTGCGATAGATAACAAAATTGAATTATTAATTTTCGAACTTTATGGATTAACAGAAAACGAGATTAAAATAATCCAGATGTCTTAA
- a CDS encoding 5-formyltetrahydrofolate cyclo-ligase, with protein sequence MIQIHPVPSKQTLRSAAKQKRSAIPKDEIAEKSVRICDYLFGLVDGCDPVMVYVSKLPEVDTHPLIAGLLRKGRRVIVPIIETDTRTLRLSYLMDPSLLVKSTFHVPEPIGNEIPAKASDIRTIIIPMLAFDRRGNRLGYGAGYYDRFLKQNPGAKKIGVAFSCQETESVPGDENDIRVDMVVTEDGIIHCTRE encoded by the coding sequence ATGATCCAGATTCACCCGGTCCCATCCAAGCAAACCCTGCGAAGTGCTGCAAAACAGAAGCGCAGCGCAATCCCAAAAGATGAAATCGCAGAAAAGAGCGTACGGATCTGCGACTACCTGTTTGGGTTGGTTGACGGGTGCGATCCGGTAATGGTGTATGTCTCAAAACTGCCTGAGGTCGACACACACCCGCTGATTGCAGGTCTGCTGCGCAAGGGGCGACGGGTGATTGTACCGATCATTGAGACGGATACGCGGACACTGCGGCTTTCGTATCTGATGGACCCATCCCTGCTTGTAAAAAGCACGTTCCATGTACCGGAACCCATCGGGAATGAAATCCCCGCAAAGGCTTCAGATATCCGGACAATAATTATCCCCATGCTTGCATTCGACCGCAGGGGAAACCGACTGGGTTACGGTGCAGGATATTATGACCGGTTCCTCAAACAAAATCCCGGCGCAAAAAAGATCGGTGTCGCATTCTCCTGCCAAGAAACAGAATCTGTACCGGGGGACGAGAATGACATCCGGGTTGACATGGTTGTCACTGAGGATGGGATTATCCACTGCACTAGAGAGTGA
- a CDS encoding sugar phosphate isomerase/epimerase: MSLSPYFSSSAKVWDSIEWVYGIEEAGYAGWEIVADGNYRLDNPEAYRKIEDVVASTGLRVSVHAPYGDLNLATLNDPIYRESIRQICTCIRHAARLTDRVTLHPGYLSPVGKLMPQKIWDLQKAALVEIGRVASDHSVLACVENMISTKEFLCRFPGELMGMTEGIEGIGMTFDFGHANTVGKVNDFLPFVNKADHIHLHDNHGMSDEHLALGDGTIDWNVVGKTIAGNYSGVTVIEGRSIEEAKISLEVFRRYFT, encoded by the coding sequence ATGAGCCTTTCTCCCTATTTCTCCTCATCAGCAAAGGTCTGGGACTCAATTGAGTGGGTGTATGGCATCGAAGAGGCAGGATATGCCGGCTGGGAGATTGTGGCGGATGGTAACTACCGGCTAGATAATCCCGAAGCGTACAGAAAGATCGAGGATGTTGTTGCGAGCACCGGGCTCCGTGTTTCTGTCCATGCCCCATACGGTGATCTGAACCTGGCCACGCTCAACGACCCGATCTACCGCGAATCCATCCGCCAGATCTGCACCTGCATCCGGCACGCTGCCAGGCTCACTGACAGGGTGACACTCCACCCGGGATATTTATCACCGGTCGGAAAACTGATGCCACAGAAGATCTGGGATCTCCAGAAAGCAGCGCTCGTTGAGATAGGCAGGGTTGCGTCCGATCATTCGGTGCTTGCCTGTGTTGAGAACATGATCAGCACAAAGGAGTTTCTCTGCAGGTTCCCCGGTGAACTGATGGGCATGACGGAAGGCATAGAAGGCATTGGCATGACGTTTGATTTCGGGCACGCGAACACGGTCGGGAAAGTGAATGACTTTTTACCGTTTGTAAACAAGGCTGACCATATCCACCTTCATGACAATCACGGGATGTCTGATGAGCATCTCGCTCTCGGGGACGGTACAATCGACTGGAACGTCGTTGGAAAAACAATCGCAGGAAACTATAGCGGGGTGACGGTGATCGAAGGGCGATCGATCGAAGAAGCAAAGATCAGTCTTGAGGTGTTCAGGAGGTATTTCACGTGA
- a CDS encoding DUF2080 family transposase-associated protein, which translates to MPEMMEITTKAYQVIDRPVKSMGNSGGIYLPKDWIGKQVKILLLDPIENEKEK; encoded by the coding sequence ATGCCAGAAATGATGGAAATTACAACAAAGGCGTATCAGGTAATAGATCGCCCCGTTAAGTCTATGGGTAACTCCGGGGGCATTTATCTACCAAAGGATTGGATCGGAAAACAAGTGAAAATTCTTCTTTTAGATCCGATTGAGAACGAAAAAGAAAAATAG
- a CDS encoding DUF1828 domain-containing protein translates to MVCDDVVGNLLKDLGKKFKIKSGKTGCQIVTPFLDPSQDPITIQLTEIGDIIEISDQTRTKGYLFLQGVDIKPNTKQDWYFDSIIHQYEIELKNDELILHSNKAELYEKILDFIEAIKSIQYLIYTSKARVQSAFIDDVSVWLKDNSISYAQNKEFTSDTGERIKVDFEIQRHQKDPVFAYALHSESSQYAETLTNKTIVNWIQLKGLNGNFYKLCFLDDEVDDEISVWKRQLPKLRKFSDKVLFWEERPEILPALI, encoded by the coding sequence ATGGTGTGTGATGACGTAGTTGGCAACCTGTTAAAAGATCTCGGAAAGAAATTCAAAATTAAATCGGGAAAGACAGGATGCCAGATTGTCACTCCATTTTTAGATCCGAGCCAAGATCCGATTACTATTCAATTAACCGAGATTGGAGATATTATCGAGATCTCCGATCAAACCCGCACAAAAGGGTATCTTTTCTTACAAGGAGTGGATATCAAACCCAACACAAAGCAAGATTGGTATTTTGACTCAATCATACATCAATACGAGATTGAATTAAAAAATGATGAACTAATACTTCACTCGAACAAGGCAGAATTGTATGAGAAGATTTTGGACTTTATTGAAGCGATAAAATCCATACAATATTTGATCTACACCAGCAAGGCACGGGTTCAGTCTGCATTTATTGATGATGTCTCTGTATGGCTGAAGGATAATAGCATCAGCTATGCCCAAAATAAAGAATTTACATCTGATACTGGTGAAAGGATTAAGGTAGATTTTGAAATTCAAAGACATCAGAAAGATCCAGTCTTCGCTTATGCGCTCCATTCCGAATCGTCTCAGTATGCCGAAACTCTAACAAATAAAACAATAGTAAATTGGATTCAATTAAAGGGACTAAATGGTAACTTTTACAAACTGTGTTTCTTGGACGACGAAGTAGACGATGAGATAAGTGTATGGAAACGGCAACTTCCAAAATTAAGGAAATTTTCGGATAAAGTATTGTTTTGGGAGGAGAGACCGGAGATCCTTCCAGCTCTCATCTAA
- a CDS encoding CDC48 family AAA ATPase, whose translation MTEKEFTEVTIKEAAHDDAGRGIARVSIEVMKKLGLVSGDVIEIQGKRKAAAIVWPGFAQDTGGAILRIDGNIRGNVGTGIDEKVKIRKSEAAYAKRVVIQPTQPIRLVGGEQYLSRLLRGRSVIEGQTVRVDVIGNSITLVIAKVNPKGIAIVTDETEIELKEEPYKEEEGKKDTSNIHYEDIGGLGRELQLVREMIELPLRHPEIFERLGIQPPKGVLLYGPPGTGKTLIAKAVANEVDAHFITLSGPEIMSKYYGESEKGLREKFEEAEQNAPAIIFIDEIDAIAPKRAEVQGEVERRVVAQLLALMDGLKGRGQVIVIAATNLPDSIDPALRRGGRFDREIEIGIPDKKGRLEIFQVHSRGVPLADDVKIEEFANTTHGFVGADIALLVKEAAMHALRKVIPQIKIDEEIPDEVLDALKVNKEDFDEARKHVEPSAMREVLVEVPDITWKQVGGLEDVKQELREAVEWPLKYSDVFEKLQTRPPKGILLFGPPGTGKTLLAKAVANESECNFIAVKGPELLSKWVGESEKGVREIFRKARQASPSIIFFDEIDALVPKRGTYMGSSHVTESVVSQILTELDGMEELKNVTVLAATNRPDMLDDALLRPGRLERHIYVPAPDEESRRKIFEVYLGESGAILAKDVDTGELVKQTEGYVGADIEALVREAKMGAMREFIIAMADKNEQERTDAIKNVMITKKHFETAMGKVRGSLDRDAIEKSERQAWEMLYNQDQRTVLEHAVSTIKRSGLTAAKVDPAAVDGLRRQTFQRKKDFAEIKKQTESIEEQMEKK comes from the coding sequence ATGACTGAAAAAGAATTCACAGAAGTAACCATAAAGGAAGCAGCCCACGACGATGCAGGGCGCGGCATCGCGCGGGTGAGTATCGAGGTGATGAAGAAGCTGGGGCTTGTGTCCGGCGATGTTATTGAGATTCAGGGCAAGCGGAAAGCCGCGGCAATCGTATGGCCCGGGTTTGCTCAGGATACCGGGGGGGCAATCCTCCGGATAGATGGCAACATCCGTGGGAACGTGGGCACCGGTATTGATGAAAAGGTGAAGATCCGGAAATCCGAAGCCGCGTACGCAAAGAGGGTGGTCATCCAGCCAACGCAGCCGATACGGCTGGTTGGTGGAGAACAGTACCTGTCCCGGCTCCTGCGCGGGCGATCGGTAATCGAGGGCCAGACAGTCAGGGTTGACGTTATCGGAAATTCAATCACGCTTGTTATCGCAAAGGTCAATCCAAAAGGGATAGCGATAGTTACCGATGAGACCGAGATCGAACTCAAGGAGGAACCGTACAAGGAAGAGGAAGGCAAGAAGGATACTTCAAATATCCACTACGAGGATATCGGCGGCCTTGGGAGGGAACTCCAGCTCGTCCGGGAGATGATCGAGCTTCCGCTCCGTCACCCGGAGATCTTTGAACGTCTGGGTATCCAGCCTCCCAAGGGGGTGCTGCTCTACGGGCCGCCCGGCACGGGCAAGACCCTGATTGCAAAGGCAGTGGCAAACGAGGTGGACGCCCACTTCATCACGCTCTCCGGCCCGGAGATCATGAGCAAGTATTACGGGGAATCCGAAAAAGGGCTGCGGGAGAAGTTTGAGGAAGCCGAGCAGAACGCACCGGCGATAATCTTCATCGACGAGATCGATGCAATCGCGCCAAAACGCGCTGAGGTGCAGGGGGAGGTCGAGCGGCGGGTGGTTGCCCAGCTCCTTGCGCTCATGGACGGCCTCAAAGGGCGCGGGCAGGTCATCGTCATTGCAGCGACAAACCTTCCCGATTCCATTGACCCGGCGCTGCGGAGAGGCGGCCGGTTCGACCGCGAGATCGAGATCGGGATACCTGACAAGAAAGGCAGGCTGGAGATCTTCCAGGTGCATTCCCGCGGTGTGCCGCTGGCAGACGATGTAAAGATCGAGGAGTTTGCCAACACAACGCATGGATTCGTCGGAGCCGACATCGCACTGCTCGTTAAAGAAGCTGCAATGCATGCGCTGCGCAAGGTAATCCCTCAGATCAAGATTGATGAAGAGATCCCCGACGAGGTTCTCGATGCGCTTAAGGTAAATAAAGAGGACTTTGACGAGGCAAGGAAGCATGTCGAACCCTCTGCCATGCGCGAGGTGCTCGTCGAGGTCCCCGATATTACCTGGAAACAGGTGGGCGGGCTCGAGGATGTCAAGCAGGAGCTGCGTGAAGCCGTCGAATGGCCGCTGAAATACTCTGATGTATTCGAGAAACTCCAGACAAGGCCACCCAAGGGAATCCTGCTGTTTGGCCCTCCGGGAACGGGCAAGACGCTCCTTGCCAAAGCAGTGGCAAACGAGAGCGAGTGCAACTTTATCGCAGTCAAAGGTCCGGAGCTCCTATCCAAGTGGGTGGGGGAATCAGAGAAGGGTGTGCGCGAGATCTTCCGGAAAGCCCGGCAGGCGTCCCCGTCCATAATCTTCTTTGACGAGATCGACGCGCTCGTGCCCAAGCGGGGCACGTACATGGGGTCGTCCCACGTAACCGAGAGCGTGGTCTCCCAGATCCTCACCGAGCTGGACGGGATGGAGGAACTCAAGAACGTGACGGTGCTGGCAGCGACAAACCGGCCGGATATGCTGGACGATGCGCTGCTGCGCCCCGGGCGGCTCGAGCGACACATCTACGTACCGGCGCCCGATGAAGAGAGCCGCAGGAAGATCTTCGAGGTTTATCTCGGCGAATCCGGGGCGATCCTTGCAAAGGACGTAGACACAGGAGAACTTGTAAAACAGACCGAAGGATATGTCGGTGCCGATATTGAAGCACTCGTCCGCGAGGCAAAGATGGGTGCGATGCGCGAGTTCATCATCGCAATGGCAGACAAGAACGAACAGGAGCGGACGGATGCAATCAAGAATGTGATGATCACAAAGAAGCATTTCGAAACCGCGATGGGCAAGGTACGGGGCTCGCTTGACCGGGACGCGATCGAAAAATCCGAGCGGCAGGCATGGGAGATGCTCTATAACCAGGACCAGCGCACGGTGCTCGAACATGCAGTGTCCACAATCAAACGATCCGGGCTGACGGCAGCAAAGGTTGATCCGGCTGCAGTCGATGGATTGCGAAGGCAGACATTCCAGCGGAAAAAAGACTTTGCCGAGATTAAGAAGCAGACAGAATCGATTGAAGAACAGATGGAGAAAAAGTAA
- a CDS encoding DDE-type integrase/transposase/recombinase, with product MITLTLDLYFKGVSLRKITDHIQQFHDRKVCQTTPMRWIKKYIQLLGKYAEKYEAEVGNIWHSDETTVFIKKEGQKKCYEWIWNIMDAKTRYLLACQITETRFVNDARIPLKIAKETANRRPDAIVTDGLQAYQKAIKAEFYDITAPIQNPHIRLKDFETKPNNNILERLNGTFRERTKVMRSLDSSVGAQEFVAGMQTYYNYIRPHQGIGGLTPAQMANIPINLMGNRWEMMIGLAVK from the coding sequence GTGATCACACTCACTCTTGATCTCTATTTTAAGGGAGTCTCCCTTCGGAAGATTACCGATCACATCCAGCAATTCCATGATAGGAAAGTCTGCCAGACAACGCCGATGCGCTGGATCAAGAAATATATCCAACTGCTTGGGAAGTACGCTGAGAAGTACGAAGCTGAGGTTGGCAACATCTGGCACTCTGATGAGACAACCGTGTTCATCAAGAAGGAAGGCCAGAAGAAGTGCTATGAGTGGATCTGGAACATCATGGATGCAAAGACTCGGTATCTCCTTGCCTGCCAGATTACCGAGACACGGTTTGTAAACGATGCGCGGATACCGTTAAAGATTGCAAAGGAGACGGCCAACCGCAGACCGGATGCAATCGTTACCGATGGGTTACAGGCTTACCAGAAGGCAATCAAAGCGGAGTTTTATGATATAACCGCACCGATCCAGAATCCCCATATCAGACTCAAAGACTTTGAGACAAAGCCAAATAACAATATCCTCGAACGGTTAAACGGGACATTCCGAGAGAGAACAAAGGTTATGCGTTCCCTTGATAGCTCCGTAGGAGCGCAGGAGTTCGTTGCAGGAATGCAGACTTACTATAATTACATCCGACCTCATCAAGGAATCGGGGGATTAACACCGGCGCAGATGGCAAATATCCCGATCAATCTGATGGGGAATAGATGGGAAATGATGATTGGACTGGCGGTAAAATAA